In Zunongwangia profunda SM-A87, the following proteins share a genomic window:
- a CDS encoding RagB/SusD family nutrient uptake outer membrane protein — protein sequence MKKLLYFFTLIIGLTSCDDYLEVQPVGQVIPKSVEDYRSFLTSAYSITNLGKILTSYRSDELRLNPNASGIEQYEDIFIWNDRNASPLTRSFPYGSFYTIIFYCNHIIENQNNIEGDQHSIDQLVGEAYALRSMQYFELVNLYAKPYDKNATNEEPAVPIVTEYDAEKAYPKKSLEDVYTQILTDLEQAQALVKVSQQEEGLNYRFSKIAVLAFRARVALYQQDWEEAIAFSKEALSIKADIQNLNDNASIMPSEYNSVESILALEKIADLELVAKASISDDLIAAYDPESDLRFSLYFEQYNDGRYHSKKSAQNKFKVSYRTSELYFIIAESLAHLNQTDSAKETLLDFAENRYTPSGFSAYQDFINTLDNESLLTEILKERRREFAIEGHRWNDLRRTTQPEIRKTYNGNSYTLEEGDERYTLLLPNDAIINNPDL from the coding sequence ATGAAAAAGCTACTTTACTTTTTTACATTAATAATTGGCCTTACTTCCTGTGATGATTATTTGGAAGTACAACCGGTAGGTCAGGTCATTCCAAAAAGCGTAGAAGATTATAGAAGTTTTCTAACTTCTGCATATTCGATCACTAATCTTGGTAAGATTCTAACCAGCTATCGCAGTGATGAGCTTCGATTAAATCCAAATGCTTCCGGAATTGAGCAATATGAAGACATTTTTATATGGAATGATCGCAATGCGAGTCCGCTTACCAGATCTTTTCCATATGGCAGTTTTTATACTATTATTTTCTACTGTAATCATATTATAGAAAATCAGAATAACATCGAAGGCGATCAACACAGTATCGACCAGTTAGTGGGTGAGGCCTATGCACTTAGATCCATGCAATATTTTGAACTGGTTAATTTATACGCAAAACCTTATGATAAGAATGCTACAAACGAAGAACCGGCAGTACCTATAGTTACCGAGTATGATGCCGAAAAAGCCTATCCAAAAAAATCTTTGGAAGACGTCTATACACAAATTTTGACTGATCTTGAACAAGCACAAGCTTTAGTGAAGGTGAGCCAACAGGAGGAAGGACTAAATTACAGATTTTCAAAAATAGCAGTACTGGCATTTCGGGCCCGGGTAGCCTTGTATCAACAAGACTGGGAAGAAGCCATAGCCTTTTCGAAAGAAGCATTAAGCATAAAAGCTGATATTCAAAATCTTAATGATAATGCATCCATAATGCCGTCAGAATATAACTCAGTGGAATCCATTTTAGCCCTGGAAAAGATAGCTGATCTGGAGCTTGTAGCAAAAGCAAGTATATCTGATGATTTGATAGCAGCCTATGATCCGGAATCAGATTTGAGGTTTTCGCTTTATTTTGAACAGTATAATGATGGCCGATATCACTCTAAGAAAAGTGCACAAAATAAATTTAAAGTGAGTTACAGGACATCGGAGTTATACTTTATTATAGCTGAATCTCTCGCTCATTTAAATCAAACGGATAGTGCCAAAGAGACACTACTTGATTTTGCGGAGAACAGGTATACCCCATCTGGATTTTCTGCATATCAGGATTTTATAAATACGCTGGATAATGAAAGCCTGTTGACCGAAATTTTAAAAGAACGTAGAAGAGAATTTGCCATTGAGGGACATCGATGGAATGACCTAAGAAGAACCACACAACCGGAAATACGAAAAACCTATAATGGTAATAGCTATACGTTAGAAGAAGGAGATGAGCGGTATACGCTTTTGCTCCCCAACGATGCCATTATTAATAATCCTGATTTATAA
- a CDS encoding SusC/RagA family TonB-linked outer membrane protein, whose translation MKRLIYFLIFMPLALIAQDQVLVTGTVVGGKPEMPIAGASVYVSSSMVGNQTDEKGILQGAMLGTTTDFDGNFELRVDPNIKSLVISYMGFESKTIELGNNTKNLRITLKESSENLDEVIITGYQKIEKRKATSAYAKVDVAEIEQAGVATVDQMLTGQLPGVMVQPTTGAPGAASKISIRGIATLNGSSDPLWVLDGIPLQGDDIPEDFRDKDNIDNLQSSPIAGLNPGDIESITVLKDASATSIYGARAANGVIVITSKKGKRGAMRINTNANVFVTQRPDFSKLNLLNASQKVDLELYLASRPDLTYQQNRGAVARILNNYNQYDNFQNNGFDAISSTAQNAINELRNVNTNWGKELYQMAVNQQYTLSISGGSENNDYYFSAGLFDEQGTTIGTGQKRFNITLKDNFSITDKLKVGVALFGSQNRTSSYISGADAYTNPAYYARHANPYLRLTDAAGNYVYDPDLVERSDLNLNYNVLEERRNTAHEYKANSLKSIFNIDYDFNEDLKFSTQLGLQLDFNSTEKVSDKNSYYTRKYRQQSRYSVSGGYDYYMPEGGIIQNWNADVFQYNWKTTANYNTTFNKRHELDLMLGTEFRQNKHTEIHTKGFGFNSNTLTTIPITNELALKNSLFDTYKKTYNENVFASFYGTASYTLDRKYTVFGSLRYDGSNLFGVNPKYRYLPIWSFAGSWNLDKEDFMANIDAIDMLKLRASYGVQGNIDKSTSPFVVGQYNNVSILPGTNEEAIRATNAPNPNLRWEKTTSSNIGFDLSLFNNRVFLTGDYYSRKSTDLIGLRSIPLENGYNFISTNWATVSNKGYELSINTTNINTPNFRWTSGLNIAHNKSVVEDIEIPENNLKPSLKGYSVKAIFALKTAGLDSNGLPLFWKNGRKVTAVEFYNLEEGVDGSQLSRENHRNLYTYAGDGMPKFTGGFRNTFSYKQFDLRVLTNFNIKQTVRAEPTYNPTQAQPGSNYNTDILKAGTGKYPALIGANSPGFNTNLLYSWYNTYDAGNTYKDLDIWLKDISYIRISSIRLSYALPKKQLEKLRISGLNFNLEARNMFVIGTDYDGYFDPETYGSLYAQPIPKIISAGFNLSL comes from the coding sequence ATGAAAAGATTAATCTACTTTTTAATATTTATGCCACTGGCACTTATTGCCCAGGATCAGGTTCTGGTAACCGGTACGGTGGTTGGAGGAAAACCAGAAATGCCCATTGCCGGGGCTTCTGTTTACGTATCCTCTTCAATGGTTGGAAATCAAACCGACGAGAAAGGTATCCTGCAGGGAGCTATGCTGGGGACAACCACCGATTTTGATGGAAATTTTGAACTAAGGGTCGATCCTAATATTAAATCCCTGGTGATTTCGTATATGGGATTTGAATCTAAAACCATTGAACTTGGGAATAACACTAAAAATTTAAGGATCACACTAAAAGAAAGTTCAGAGAATCTTGATGAGGTTATTATCACTGGATATCAGAAAATTGAAAAAAGGAAGGCGACATCGGCTTATGCGAAGGTTGATGTAGCAGAAATTGAGCAGGCTGGTGTGGCAACGGTAGACCAGATGTTAACCGGACAGTTACCAGGGGTAATGGTACAGCCTACCACGGGTGCTCCCGGTGCAGCCTCGAAAATTTCGATTCGTGGTATCGCTACGCTAAATGGTTCTTCAGATCCGCTATGGGTACTTGATGGAATTCCGTTACAGGGCGATGATATTCCGGAAGATTTTAGAGATAAAGATAATATTGATAATCTTCAATCTTCGCCTATCGCGGGATTAAATCCCGGAGATATAGAAAGTATCACCGTGTTGAAGGATGCCTCGGCTACTTCAATTTATGGAGCCCGTGCGGCAAATGGCGTAATTGTCATTACCAGTAAAAAAGGTAAGAGAGGGGCAATGCGTATAAATACCAATGCCAATGTATTTGTGACGCAACGACCAGACTTTAGCAAACTGAATTTATTGAATGCTTCGCAAAAGGTAGATTTAGAACTTTACCTGGCTAGCAGACCGGATCTTACCTATCAGCAAAACAGGGGAGCGGTTGCCCGAATTTTAAATAATTATAATCAGTACGATAATTTTCAGAATAATGGGTTCGACGCCATTTCTTCAACAGCTCAAAACGCCATTAATGAGCTTAGAAACGTGAATACCAACTGGGGAAAGGAGTTATACCAAATGGCCGTAAATCAGCAGTATACGCTTAGTATCTCTGGAGGTAGTGAAAATAATGATTATTATTTCTCTGCCGGCCTTTTTGATGAACAGGGAACAACTATTGGCACTGGTCAAAAGCGTTTTAATATAACCCTTAAAGATAATTTTTCGATTACCGATAAATTAAAGGTTGGGGTGGCCTTATTTGGAAGCCAAAACAGAACTTCATCTTATATATCTGGGGCTGATGCTTATACAAACCCGGCGTATTATGCCAGGCATGCCAATCCATACCTTAGATTAACCGATGCCGCCGGCAATTATGTGTATGACCCGGATCTGGTAGAACGCTCAGATCTAAATCTTAATTATAATGTTCTTGAAGAACGAAGAAATACAGCGCATGAGTATAAAGCAAATTCATTGAAATCAATTTTTAATATTGATTATGATTTTAATGAGGACTTAAAATTTTCTACGCAACTAGGGCTACAACTAGATTTTAATAGTACAGAAAAGGTAAGCGATAAAAACAGTTATTATACGCGTAAATATCGTCAGCAATCAAGATACAGCGTGAGTGGTGGCTATGATTATTATATGCCGGAAGGCGGAATTATCCAAAACTGGAACGCCGATGTGTTTCAGTATAACTGGAAAACAACCGCAAATTATAACACTACTTTTAATAAAAGGCATGAGCTGGATCTGATGTTAGGAACCGAGTTCAGACAAAACAAGCATACTGAGATCCATACCAAAGGATTCGGTTTTAATTCGAATACGCTCACTACCATTCCAATTACTAATGAATTGGCTTTGAAGAATTCGTTATTCGATACCTATAAAAAGACCTATAATGAGAATGTTTTTGCATCATTTTATGGAACTGCATCCTATACACTGGACAGGAAATATACCGTATTTGGGAGTTTAAGATATGATGGCTCTAACTTATTTGGTGTAAACCCTAAATATCGATACCTGCCAATATGGTCTTTTGCAGGTTCATGGAATTTAGATAAGGAGGATTTTATGGCAAATATTGATGCTATAGATATGCTTAAACTTAGAGCTTCTTACGGGGTGCAGGGAAATATCGATAAATCTACTTCTCCTTTTGTTGTGGGTCAATATAATAATGTCTCGATACTTCCGGGAACCAATGAAGAAGCTATACGAGCAACCAATGCACCTAACCCTAACCTGAGATGGGAAAAAACGACATCTTCTAACATCGGTTTTGATTTGAGCCTGTTTAATAATCGTGTTTTTCTAACCGGAGATTATTATTCCAGAAAGAGTACAGATCTAATAGGTTTACGATCGATTCCCCTGGAGAACGGTTATAACTTTATAAGTACAAACTGGGCTACGGTAAGTAATAAGGGATATGAATTATCGATTAATACCACCAATATCAACACCCCGAATTTTAGATGGACAAGCGGACTGAATATCGCGCATAATAAAAGTGTGGTTGAAGATATTGAAATACCGGAAAACAACCTGAAGCCTTCTTTAAAAGGCTATAGTGTTAAGGCTATTTTTGCGCTTAAAACAGCCGGGCTGGATAGTAATGGCCTACCATTATTCTGGAAAAACGGAAGAAAAGTAACTGCGGTAGAGTTTTATAATCTGGAAGAAGGAGTAGATGGAAGTCAGTTATCACGAGAGAATCACAGAAACTTATATACCTACGCGGGCGATGGGATGCCAAAGTTTACCGGTGGTTTTAGAAACACCTTTTCGTATAAACAATTTGATCTTCGGGTTTTAACCAATTTCAATATTAAACAAACCGTAAGAGCTGAGCCTACTTACAACCCTACTCAGGCTCAGCCGGGTTCTAATTATAATACGGATATTTTAAAAGCGGGTACAGGAAAATATCCTGCATTGATTGGAGCAAATTCGCCAGGATTCAATACCAATCTGCTGTACAGTTGGTACAATACCTACGATGCCGGCAATACCTATAAAGACCTGGATATATGGCTTAAAGATATTTCCTATATACGAATTAGTAGTATTCGGTTAAGCTATGCACTCCCTAAGAAGCAACTGGAAAAACTGAGAATTTCAGGTTTAAATTTTAATCTGGAGGCCCGAAACATGTTTGTGATCGGAACCGATTACGACGGGTACTTTGATCCTGAAACTTATGGCAGCTTATACGCACAACCTATTCCGAAAATTATCTCGGCAGGATTTAATCTCTCTTTATAA
- a CDS encoding zinc-dependent metalloprotease, with the protein MKKFLLNLTIHHWALMMLVAFLSTGITANAQEEKKDNKKKEENKESAEDSTSVDSDELSYEKFLKDGEVRKGLFNVYTIEDDYYFEIPDTLMSQDLLIVNKISSVPYALNGHGLNKGMAFETKLVRFYKDTVRKKVWAKTINPRVQSPGDAAITLSVKDNFSESIIEEFDITTQNTDSTSTVFKVNKIFSGKEKSFSDVLANIGLGGSIKTNLSLIEEIKAFPENIVAKSLLTTSVSEGGSAALPLSIGVTTNIVLLPKKVMKPRFGDQRIGYFSTPMEYFTDAQQEVESRKLITRWRLEPKEEDIDKYQQGVLVEPKEPIVYFIDPSTPKQWVPFIKQGVLDWNVAFEEAGFKNAVQVKIPSAEDKDFDIDDVRYSVITYAASEQQNAMGPSVVDPRSGEILESDIIWWHNLMKGLHSWIRVQTGVIDANARANTFSEKHMGEAIRFVSSHEVGHTFGLKHNMGASYSYPVDSLRSKSFTSRMGGTAPSIMDYARFNYVAQPEDSVVDITPKIGVYDKYAIDWGYRWTGAETAHKELPLTNQWIRKHENDPLYFYGAQQMDIVDPRSQSEDLGDNAVKASEYGLKNLKRIMPNILEWTSEEGQDYYKASKLYKSVIDQWELYNKHVMANIGGLYLNNTVYGDGKESYQPVPANLQKQALEYVIQNAILPQEWLFTPAMIDKVFAVRDAPDGERYYSPVSMQRIYQTNMIYALLKTDRLMRITENEILAKNEKEVFTEEYLFDRLFEAIFKNTKKNKHLNRFDRITQKNYVDVLTVDRNELLKKTKEHTLSDDDRNFKNVHFSYIPRVSDASTSKRYALEKILKLLKKKKNKGDELTKAHYRDLISRIEYNLNN; encoded by the coding sequence ATGAAAAAATTCTTATTGAATTTAACTATTCACCACTGGGCCCTAATGATGCTGGTAGCTTTTCTAAGTACCGGAATAACGGCTAATGCCCAGGAAGAAAAAAAGGATAATAAGAAAAAAGAGGAAAATAAAGAGAGTGCAGAGGATTCTACAAGCGTGGACAGTGACGAACTGAGCTATGAAAAATTCTTAAAAGATGGGGAGGTAAGAAAGGGCTTGTTTAATGTGTATACCATTGAAGATGATTATTATTTTGAAATACCAGACACTTTAATGTCTCAGGATTTACTCATCGTAAATAAGATCTCCAGTGTTCCCTATGCTTTAAACGGGCATGGCCTAAATAAAGGGATGGCGTTTGAGACCAAACTTGTTCGATTCTATAAAGATACTGTACGTAAAAAAGTATGGGCAAAAACCATAAATCCCAGAGTGCAATCTCCGGGAGATGCCGCCATTACCTTATCGGTAAAAGATAATTTTAGCGAGTCGATTATCGAGGAATTCGATATCACTACCCAAAATACCGATTCTACGTCGACTGTTTTTAAAGTAAATAAAATTTTTAGCGGAAAAGAAAAAAGCTTTAGTGATGTTTTGGCCAATATCGGCCTTGGAGGGAGTATTAAAACCAATTTATCCCTTATCGAAGAGATAAAGGCATTTCCCGAAAATATCGTTGCCAAATCCCTGCTTACCACTTCGGTTAGTGAAGGTGGGAGTGCTGCCTTACCACTTTCTATAGGAGTAACGACAAACATTGTGCTGCTGCCTAAAAAGGTAATGAAGCCTAGATTTGGAGATCAACGAATCGGGTACTTTTCAACCCCGATGGAATATTTTACCGATGCCCAACAAGAAGTGGAATCCAGAAAGCTTATTACCCGATGGAGGCTGGAACCTAAAGAAGAAGATATCGATAAATATCAGCAGGGCGTACTTGTAGAGCCAAAGGAACCTATAGTTTATTTTATAGATCCTTCTACACCAAAACAGTGGGTGCCTTTTATAAAACAGGGGGTATTAGACTGGAATGTGGCCTTTGAAGAGGCGGGCTTTAAAAATGCCGTACAGGTGAAAATCCCTTCAGCAGAGGATAAAGACTTCGATATTGATGATGTGCGGTATTCTGTGATTACCTATGCCGCTTCAGAGCAACAAAACGCCATGGGACCCTCTGTAGTTGATCCCAGAAGTGGAGAAATTTTAGAGTCGGATATTATTTGGTGGCATAACTTAATGAAAGGACTGCACTCCTGGATTCGCGTGCAAACCGGGGTAATCGATGCAAATGCCAGGGCGAATACATTTTCAGAAAAACATATGGGAGAAGCCATACGCTTTGTTTCTTCTCATGAGGTAGGACATACTTTTGGCCTTAAACACAATATGGGAGCTTCTTATAGTTACCCCGTAGATTCGTTACGATCTAAAAGTTTTACCTCAAGAATGGGAGGGACGGCTCCTTCGATCATGGATTATGCCCGATTTAATTATGTAGCCCAGCCCGAGGATAGCGTGGTTGATATTACGCCTAAAATTGGGGTTTATGACAAATATGCGATCGACTGGGGATATCGATGGACGGGAGCGGAAACAGCGCATAAGGAGTTACCACTTACCAATCAATGGATCCGTAAACATGAAAACGATCCATTGTATTTCTATGGTGCGCAGCAGATGGATATTGTGGATCCCAGGTCGCAAAGTGAAGATCTTGGGGATAATGCCGTAAAAGCCAGTGAATATGGATTAAAAAACCTTAAACGAATAATGCCCAATATCCTGGAATGGACCAGTGAAGAAGGGCAGGATTATTATAAAGCTTCAAAATTATATAAGTCGGTTATCGATCAATGGGAGCTTTATAATAAACATGTGATGGCGAATATTGGAGGTCTTTATCTTAATAATACCGTATATGGAGATGGCAAGGAAAGCTACCAACCGGTTCCTGCAAACCTGCAAAAACAAGCGCTGGAGTATGTGATCCAAAATGCAATACTTCCGCAGGAATGGTTATTTACGCCAGCTATGATTGATAAGGTCTTTGCCGTTAGGGATGCACCCGATGGGGAACGCTATTACTCACCGGTTTCTATGCAGCGAATCTATCAGACCAATATGATCTATGCTTTATTGAAAACCGACCGATTAATGCGAATCACGGAAAATGAAATTCTTGCAAAGAATGAAAAAGAAGTGTTTACCGAAGAATACCTTTTTGATCGACTTTTTGAAGCCATTTTCAAAAACACAAAAAAGAATAAGCATCTGAACAGGTTCGATAGAATTACCCAGAAAAATTATGTAGACGTACTTACGGTAGATCGAAATGAGCTGTTGAAGAAAACCAAAGAACATACGCTTTCTGATGACGACAGGAATTTTAAAAATGTTCATTTCTCTTATATCCCAAGGGTTTCTGATGCCAGTACCAGTAAAAGATATGCGCTGGAAAAAATACTAAAGCTTCTTAAGAAGAAGAAAAACAAAGGAGACGAATTAACTAAAGCACACTATAGAGATCTAATATCTCGTATAGAATACAATCTCAATAATTAG
- a CDS encoding sensor histidine kinase encodes MELINYLRRFRKHQKYFYLSLLIIIGFFIGSSLITPKITSVSSGLMEDVRETDLYSKKNTIASEFLELNSFLNYAKNSIEDASDVPLSTLINKLNFVSDLALSNAVNSGSYVYTITPGGVQETEHLRPKAEFSEPSIPNKKMLLDAAKGTLDTIIISKDKVLNRKAYVFKKNKDTTVIVGYDVDLKAFWKYYSEKYKERNSYTTVFNKNGICLLHPEVDNIGKKIPSYFDFFAISDILNQSDNEVLKNNGISQYLGLDIVRYFDKVMIGDQDLIVVANFVKFDLQDTTVEVQRYFSWISLLAFITFMSLLLIARFQLKKEYNENLSVQKEKEQLAIANENYQRENAVLQLNQLKKKMNPHFLFNTLNSLHYLIESKPNLSQKFVLQLADVYRYLLENRDDNLTSLKKELDFLEQYIFLHKIRFKNSLNITIVNQSDDELIFYKKIPVLSLETLVENAIKHNEITKSNPLNIEVEINNTHVTVTNNYSPKKKEHIEGHKIGLTYLKNIYNYYEVDSFKTKIVEDKFICILPLLS; translated from the coding sequence ATGGAACTTATTAACTATTTAAGACGGTTTAGAAAACATCAGAAATATTTCTATTTAAGTCTTCTGATCATTATTGGCTTTTTTATAGGAAGCTCTTTAATTACCCCAAAAATAACCTCTGTGTCTTCAGGCCTGATGGAAGATGTAAGAGAGACAGACCTTTATTCTAAAAAGAATACTATAGCTTCTGAATTTCTAGAATTGAACAGTTTTTTAAACTATGCTAAAAATAGTATTGAAGACGCTTCAGATGTTCCCCTAAGCACCTTAATCAACAAACTGAATTTTGTAAGTGATTTAGCTTTATCGAACGCGGTAAATTCCGGTAGTTATGTATATACCATCACGCCTGGCGGTGTTCAGGAAACGGAACATTTAAGACCGAAAGCCGAATTTAGTGAGCCTTCCATTCCAAATAAAAAAATGCTGCTGGACGCTGCAAAGGGAACTTTGGATACGATAATCATTTCTAAAGATAAAGTACTTAACCGGAAGGCTTATGTTTTTAAAAAAAATAAAGACACTACTGTGATTGTGGGGTATGACGTTGATTTAAAAGCGTTTTGGAAATACTACTCAGAAAAATATAAGGAACGAAATTCCTATACCACCGTTTTCAACAAAAATGGCATATGCCTGCTACATCCCGAAGTTGACAATATTGGAAAAAAAATACCCTCGTATTTTGATTTCTTTGCTATTTCAGATATCCTAAACCAATCTGATAACGAGGTGCTGAAAAACAACGGAATTTCGCAATATCTGGGATTGGACATTGTGCGCTATTTTGACAAGGTGATGATAGGAGATCAGGACCTTATCGTGGTGGCTAATTTCGTGAAGTTTGATCTCCAGGATACCACTGTAGAAGTTCAGCGCTATTTTTCCTGGATTAGTTTACTGGCCTTTATCACATTTATGTCATTGCTGCTTATCGCAAGATTTCAGCTGAAAAAAGAATATAACGAGAATTTAAGCGTACAGAAAGAAAAGGAACAACTGGCTATAGCCAACGAAAATTACCAAAGAGAAAATGCCGTACTGCAGCTAAATCAACTTAAAAAGAAAATGAATCCCCATTTTCTTTTTAATACGCTTAATTCGCTACACTATCTTATTGAATCCAAACCCAATCTGTCCCAAAAATTTGTGTTACAACTTGCAGATGTATATCGCTATTTGCTGGAAAACAGGGATGATAATCTAACGAGCCTTAAAAAAGAACTGGACTTCCTGGAGCAATATATTTTTCTGCATAAAATCCGATTTAAAAACAGTTTAAATATTACGATTGTAAACCAAAGTGATGATGAGTTGATTTTTTATAAAAAAATTCCCGTACTGTCCTTAGAAACCCTGGTGGAAAATGCCATAAAGCATAATGAAATCACAAAAAGCAATCCTTTAAACATTGAAGTAGAAATAAATAATACCCATGTTACGGTTACCAATAATTATTCTCCCAAAAAGAAAGAACATATTGAAGGTCATAAAATAGGCTTAACTTATTTAAAGAATATTTATAATTATTACGAAGTTGATAGCTTTAAAACGAAAATAGTAGAAGATAAATTTATTTGTATACTACCTCTGTTATCCTAA
- a CDS encoding LytR/AlgR family response regulator transcription factor codes for MKVVIIEDEDLAAESLESLLLKSKYEITIVARLENIKQAKEWFTNNSCDLIFSDISLGDGESFEIFNALNIQIPIIFTTAFDHFAVQSFQFFAIDYLLKPYNKQKLDKALEKYINFVGSKKESDHVENLLERLKTTLPDLQTPQIQNRFLVSQGEELISIKSEEIAYFMAENKSLFLFTRDNQVYLYDSTILNLEDKLAPKEFFKINRKFIISHNAIKSIVKYSQNRLKIELSPSPGSGGPILISSMTINAFKEWLNH; via the coding sequence ATGAAAGTCGTAATTATTGAAGATGAAGATTTAGCGGCAGAATCCTTAGAAAGCTTATTGTTAAAATCGAAATACGAGATTACAATAGTGGCCAGGTTAGAGAATATTAAACAGGCAAAGGAATGGTTTACAAATAATTCCTGTGATCTCATTTTTAGCGATATAAGCCTGGGAGATGGGGAAAGCTTTGAAATTTTTAATGCCTTAAACATTCAAATTCCCATCATTTTCACCACCGCTTTTGATCATTTTGCGGTACAGTCGTTTCAGTTTTTTGCCATTGATTACCTACTTAAGCCTTATAATAAGCAGAAACTCGACAAAGCCCTGGAAAAATACATCAACTTTGTGGGTAGTAAAAAGGAATCTGATCATGTAGAGAATTTACTGGAACGGCTTAAAACAACATTACCGGATCTGCAAACACCACAAATTCAAAATCGTTTCCTGGTCTCTCAGGGAGAAGAATTAATATCGATTAAAAGTGAAGAAATCGCCTATTTTATGGCAGAGAATAAATCTTTATTCCTGTTTACCAGGGATAACCAGGTGTATCTGTATGATAGTACGATTCTAAATTTAGAAGATAAACTGGCTCCAAAAGAGTTTTTTAAAATCAACAGGAAATTTATTATTAGTCATAATGCCATAAAATCTATTGTAAAATATAGCCAAAATCGCCTAAAAATAGAATTAAGTCCGTCTCCCGGCAGTGGCGGCCCCATATTAATAAGTTCAATGACGATCAACGCTTTTAAAGAGTGGTTAAATCATTAA
- a CDS encoding RNA polymerase sigma factor: MEREFKLLKEGHPDAMEFIYARYQHKLFWMGKQLIKDEFVIESILQDTFLKLWEKRDHIEDPKHMLYFLLHVMKRQCTYYYCHPRNKFHRNMGRLEFFPDYQEYMHGFDPDSEDPHLRDQEADQKAFDRIRRVFPLLSAERRRLIELCITYGFQYKNIAQVMGTSTAYTSYEVKRAIEDIKKIIHQGNNLETKPKKVVTVKLPGRMTAEQEKLLQLRNEKQYSFAAIAKELKLSQKEVHKEFMTAYRLLQQKHEQQQSA; this comes from the coding sequence ATGGAACGTGAGTTTAAACTTTTAAAAGAAGGGCATCCTGATGCCATGGAATTTATTTATGCCCGATATCAGCATAAGCTCTTTTGGATGGGGAAGCAGTTAATTAAGGATGAATTTGTTATCGAGAGCATTCTTCAGGATACGTTCCTAAAATTATGGGAGAAAAGAGATCATATAGAAGATCCTAAACATATGCTCTACTTCCTTCTTCATGTGATGAAACGCCAGTGTACCTATTACTATTGCCACCCCAGGAATAAGTTTCACCGGAATATGGGCAGACTGGAGTTTTTTCCGGACTACCAGGAATATATGCACGGATTTGACCCGGACTCAGAAGATCCACATTTACGGGATCAGGAAGCCGACCAAAAAGCCTTCGACCGGATAAGACGTGTTTTTCCGTTGTTAAGTGCTGAAAGACGTCGTCTCATTGAACTCTGCATAACATACGGTTTTCAATATAAGAACATTGCCCAGGTTATGGGAACCAGTACCGCTTACACCAGCTACGAGGTAAAAAGAGCCATCGAGGATATTAAAAAAATTATCCATCAAGGCAATAATTTGGAAACCAAACCAAAAAAGGTGGTTACGGTAAAACTACCGGGCAGGATGACTGCGGAACAGGAAAAGCTATTACAACTGCGTAATGAAAAGCAGTACTCCTTTGCGGCTATAGCCAAAGAACTGAAACTTTCTCAAAAGGAAGTGCATAAGGAATTTATGACCGCCTATAGATTGCTGCAGCAAAAACACGAACAACAACAATCGGCATAA
- a CDS encoding helix-turn-helix domain-containing protein, producing the protein MSDKKLITEKKALGSRIAELRKKVIDPSTNKPISQEELGLRTGNAKKTIGEIERGNTNPTFETLFKIARELKVPIIELFNYSK; encoded by the coding sequence ATGTCAGATAAAAAGCTCATAACAGAGAAAAAAGCGCTAGGATCGAGAATTGCTGAACTCAGAAAAAAAGTTATTGATCCAAGCACAAATAAGCCTATTTCACAAGAAGAATTAGGATTGAGAACAGGAAACGCAAAAAAGACGATTGGTGAAATTGAAAGGGGGAATACTAATCCGACTTTTGAAACTTTATTTAAAATCGCTCGAGAATTAAAAGTTCCGATTATAGAACTATTTAATTATTCGAAATAA